In Phaseolus vulgaris cultivar G19833 chromosome 10, P. vulgaris v2.0, whole genome shotgun sequence, a single genomic region encodes these proteins:
- the LOC137819742 gene encoding uncharacterized protein → MASLVRNALSFIAGRDGWSVTLPTMVLAYAATLSSTLSFQNSVPFSSQRSGTPFGFSFPSSRDNGAVVPPLVVCHAKKKLSFMEQILDYIEGGPKLRKWYGAPDILEKDGTAIEGDEDDYPEDEVRDAVLVTDGDSEIGQMVILSLIVKKARVKALVKDKRVALEAFGSYVESMAGDTSDNRFVKKALRGVGTIICPNEGFLSNVGSLQGVQHVIVLSQLSAYSGKSGFQSMMKSNAKKLAEQDESVLKISGIPYTLIRTGALQDTPGGKQGFTFDEGCAASGSISKEDAAFVCVAALDCTPQTGFIFEVANGDNKVSDWKECLSTLMEKANKKLQ, encoded by the exons ATGGCATCATTGGTAAGAAATGCGTTATCCTTTATAGCGGGAAGAGACGGTTGGAGTGTGACACTGCCAACAATGGTGTTGGCGTATGCTGCTACGCTTTCTTCCACTCTATCGTTTCAAAATTCTGTTCCTTTCTCTTCTCAACGTTCAGGAACACCATTTGGATTCTCTTTCCCATCAAGCAGAGATAATGGTGCTGTTGTTCCACCACTTGTTGTCTGTCATGCTAAGAAGAAACTTAGCTTTATGGAGCAAATTCTCGATTATATTGAAG GGGGTCCCAAATTAAGGAAGTGGTATGGTGCACCTGACATCCTTGAAAAAGATGGTACTGCCATAGAAGGCGATGAGGATGATTATCCGG AAGATGAGGTCAGGGATGCAGTGCTGGTAACAGATGGAGATAGTGAGATTGGTCAG ATGGTCATATTGTCATTGATTGTCAAAAAAGCTCGAGTAAAGGCACTGGTGAAGGATAAAAGGGTTGCACTTGAAGCCTTTGGAAGTTATGTTGAG TCCATGGCAGGAGATACAAGTGACAATCGATTCGTCAAGAAAGCTCTCAGAGGAGTTGGCACAATCATATGCCCAAAT GAGGGTTTTCTTTCTAACGTTGGGAGCCTTCAAGGAGTACAACATGTAATAGTCTTATCTCAG TTGTCAGCTTATAGTGGTAAAAGTGGCTTTCAATCTATGATGAAAAGCAATGCAAAGAAACTAGCTGAGCAGGATGAATCAGTTTTGAAGATCTCAGGAATTCCTTACACCCTAATTAGGACTGGTGCATTACAAGATACACCTGGTGGGAAGCAAGGCTTTACCTTTGATGAG GGTTGTGCAGCTAGTGGAAGTATTAGCAAAGAAGATGCTGCCTTTGTTTGTGTAGCAGCCTTGGATTGCACCCCACAAACTGGTTTCATCTTTGAAGTGGCCAATGGGGATAACAAAGTTTCAGATTGGAAAGAATGTTTGTCCACATTGATGGagaaagcaaataaaaagcTTCAGTGA